Proteins co-encoded in one Malus sylvestris chromosome 7, drMalSylv7.2, whole genome shotgun sequence genomic window:
- the LOC126629529 gene encoding bifunctional fucokinase/fucose pyrophosphorylase isoform X1, protein METKFSRSKRKADAAAVLRKSWYHLRLSVRHPTRVPTWDAVVLTAASPEQAELYEWQLTRAKRAGRIAASTITLAVPDPHGQRIGSGAATLHAIHALAKHYRALGLHSEQVAATSNGGFGFSESNRNATGNEMDDDLSEMVSFIAKRHILLLHAGGDSKRVPWANPMGKVFLPLPYMAADDPDGPVPLLFDHILAIASCARQAFKNEGGIFTMTGDVLPCFDASNMVLPEDTSCIITVPITLDIASNHGVVVASKRRNVEKSYPISFVDNLLQKPSVDELVKNNAILDDGRTLLDTGIIAVRGKGWEELVTLACSCQPMISELLKTRKEMSLYEDLVAAWVPAKHDWLRLRPSGKELVSRLGKQKMFSYCAYDLSFLHFGTSSEVLDHLSGAASGLVGRRHQCSIPASTLSDIAASAVLLSSKIAPAVSIGEDSLIYDSTIPSGMQVGSLSIVVGINVPEVNSSAAENSFRFILPDRHCLWEVPLVGHTGRVMVYCGLHDNPKVSLSKDGTFCGKPWRKVVQDLGIQENDLWSSMGTHEKCLWNSKIFPILSYFEMLTLASWLMGLSDENSEHLLSLWRSSPRVSLEELHRSIDFSKMCHGSIDHQADLAAGIAKACINYGVLGRNLYQLCEEVLQKEDLGVKVCEEFLSLCPGLLEQNSKIIPKSRAFQVQVDLLRACSNETTARKLEHKVWNAVADETASAVKYGFKEHLYEAPSDISILSHKNNDFDGCVDHSFHPRKVKVELPVRVDFVGGWSDTPPWSLERSGCVLNMAISLEGSLPIGTIIETTKKTGVCISDDGGNELHIKDLTSIATPFDDNDPFRLVKSALLVTGIIHENALASRGLQIRTWACVPRGSGLGTSSILAAAVVKGLLQITDGDESNENVARLVLVLEQLMGTGGGWQDQIGGLYPGIKCTSSFPGIPLRLQVVPLLASPPLISELQQRLLVVFTGQVRLAHQVLQKVVTRYLRRDNLLISSIKRLAELAKIGREALMNCDIDDLGEIMLEAWRLHQELDPYCSNEFVDQLFRFAHQYCSGYKLVGAGGGGFALLLAKDAKQAKELRHLLEQDSNFDVKVYNWNVFLDN, encoded by the exons GCCGAGCTCTACGAGTGGCAGCTCACTCGCGCCAAGCGGGCGGGCCGCATAGCCGCCTCCACGATCACACTCGCTGTGCCTGACCCCCATGGCCAGCGCATCGGCTCCGGCGCCGCCACTCTCCACGCCATTCACGCCCTCGCCAAGCATTACCGTGCGTTGGGCCTACACTCAGAG CAGGTGGCAGCTACAAGCAATGGTGGTTTTGGGTTCTCGGAGTCAAATCGAAATGCAACTGGCAATGAAATGGATGATGATCTCTCGGAAATGGTTAGCTTCATTGCCAAGAGGCATATATTATTGCTTCATGCTGGTGGTGATTCGAAAAGGGTCCCCTGGGCAAATCCCATGGGGAAAGTTTTCCTGCCACTTCCATATATGGCAGCTGACGACCCTGATGGGCCAGTCCCGCTGCTTTTTGATCATATACTTGCAATTGCTTCTTGTGCAAGACAAGCTTTTAAAAATGAAG GTGGAATATTTACTATGACTGGAGACGTACTTCCATGTTTTGATGCCTCCAACATGGTGCTTCCAGAGGACACATCCTGTATCATAACTGTTCCCATCACCCTTGATATCGCGTCTAACCATGGTGTTGTTGTGGCATCTAAGAGAAGAAATGTAGAAAAAAGTTATCCTATCAGCTTTGTTGATAATCTCTTACAGAAACCTAGTGTAGACGAACTTGTTAAGAACAATGCAATTCTTGATGATGGTAGAACACTTCTTGACACTGGAATAATAGCGGTTAGAGGTAAAGGGTGGGAGGAGCTTGTTACACTTGCATGTTCCTGCCAACCAATGATTTCGGAGCTTCTGAAGACCAGAAAGGAG ATGAGCTTATATGAAGATCTTGTAGCAGCTTGGGTACCTGCAAAGCATGACTGGTTGCGACTGCGCCCTTCAGGCAAAGAACTGGTCAGCAGATTAGGAAAACAGAAGATGTTTAGCTACTGCGCTT ATGATTTGTCGTTCTTACATTTTGGAACTTCAAGTGAGGTTTTGGATCATCTGAGTGGAGCTGCCTCGGGACTGGTCGGTCGAAGACACCAGTGTTCTATCCCAGCAAGCACTCTATCTGACATTGCAGCATCCGCTGTTCTTCTTTCTAGTAAAATTGCACCTGCTGTCTCGATTGGGGAAGATTCTCTTATATATGATTCAACCATTCCGAGTGGAATGCAAGTTGGTTCTCTGTCCATAGTTGTTGGTATCAATGTTCCAGAAGTAAATAGTAGTGCTGCAGAAAATTCATTTAGATTCATACTTCCGGATCGCCATTGTCTTTGGGAGGTTCCTCTAGTCGGACACACTGGAAGAGTCATGGTATATTGTGGCCTTCATGATAACCCCAAGGTTTCACTCTCTAAGGATGGCACTTTTTGTGGGAAACCCTGGAGGAAGGTTGTGCAAGATTTAGGAATCCAAGAAAATGATCTATGGAGCTCAATGGGTACTCATGAAAAGTGTTTGTGGAATTCAAAAATATTCCCCATTCTTTCTTACTTTGAGATGCTAACTTTGGCATCGTGGTTGATGGGCTTGAGTGATGAAAATTCTGAGCATTTGCTTTCTCTGTGGAGAAGTTCACCTCGTGTTAGTTTAGAGGAGTTGCATAGATCAATTGATTTTTCAAAGATGTGTCATGGTTCAATTGATCATCAAGCAGACCTTGCAGCTGGAATCGCTAAAGCATGCATTAATTATGGGGTGCTGGGCCGCAATTTATATCAGTTGTGTGAAGAAGTTCTGCAAAAGGAAGATTTAGGAGTCAAAGTATGTGAGGAATTTCTAAGTCTTTGTCCCGGACTCTTGGAGCAGAACTCTAAGATCATTCCCAAAAGCCGAGCATTCCAGGTTCAAGTTGATCTTCTTCGAGCATGCAGCAATGAAACAACGGCACGTAAGTTGGAGCACAAAGTTTGGAATGCAGTTGCTGATGAAACAGCTTCAGCTGTAAAATATGGTTTTAAAG AACATCTCTATGAGGCTCCCAGCGATATCTCTATTCTGTCCCATAAGAACAATGATTTCGACGGCTGTGTGGATCATTCATTCCACCCCAGAAAGGTGAAGGTTGAATTACCAGTTCGTGTGGATTTTGTTGGGGGTTGGAGTGACACTCCTCCATGGAGCTTGGAGCGCTCTGGTTGTGTTCTGAATATGGCAATAAGTTTGGAAGGTTCTCTTCCAATTGGCACCATCATCGAGACAACGAAAAAAACTGGTGTCTGTATTAGTGATGATGGTGGAAATGAGTTACACATTAAGGACCTAACCTCAATTGCCACACCATTTGATGACAACGATCCATTTCGGCTTGTCAAATCCGCACTGCTTGTGACTGGCATTATTCACGAAAATGCTCTTGCATCCAGGGGTCTGCAGATCAGGACATGGGCTTGCGTACCTCGTGGAAGTGGCTTGGGGACTTCTAGCATCTTAGCAGCTGCAGTTGTGAAAGGACTTCTTCAGATTACCGATGGAGATGAAAGTAATGAAAATGTTGCGAGACTTGTTCTTGTATTAGAACAGCTCATGGGGACAGGTGGTGGTTGGCAGGATCAGATTGGGGGTCTCTACCCGGGAATTAAATGTACTTCAAGTTTTCCTGGTATCCCATTGCGACTACAAGTCGTCCCACTCTTGGCTTCCCCACCGTTAATTTCAGAGTTGCAGCAACGCTTGCTTGTGGTTTTTACCGGTCAA GTTCGACTTGCACACCAAGTCTTGCAAAAGGTGGTAACCCGCTACCTCCGAAGGGACAACCTTCTTATATCGAGCATCAAGCGCCTCGCTGAACTGGCCAAGATTGGGAGAGAAGCGTTGATGAACTGTGACATAGACGACCTTGGGGAGATAATGCTAGAGGCTTGGAGGCTGCATCAAGAACTCGACCCTTACTGCAGTAACGAGTTTGTGGATCAACTCTTCAGATTCGCACACCAGTACTGCTCCGGCTACAAGCTCGTGGGTGCCGGAGGCGGAGGCTTTGCCTTGTTGCTTGCCAAGGATGCCAAGCAGGCAAAGGAACTAAGGCACTTGCTGGAACAAGATTCAAATTTTGACGTCAAAGTATACAACTGGAACGTCTtcttagataattaa
- the LOC126629529 gene encoding bifunctional fucokinase/fucose pyrophosphorylase isoform X2 has translation METKFSRSKRKADAAAVLRKSWYHLRLSVRHPTRVPTWDAVVLTAASPEQAELYEWQLTRAKRAGRIAASTITLAVPDPHGQRIGSGAATLHAIHALAKHYRALGLHSEVAATSNGGFGFSESNRNATGNEMDDDLSEMVSFIAKRHILLLHAGGDSKRVPWANPMGKVFLPLPYMAADDPDGPVPLLFDHILAIASCARQAFKNEGGIFTMTGDVLPCFDASNMVLPEDTSCIITVPITLDIASNHGVVVASKRRNVEKSYPISFVDNLLQKPSVDELVKNNAILDDGRTLLDTGIIAVRGKGWEELVTLACSCQPMISELLKTRKEMSLYEDLVAAWVPAKHDWLRLRPSGKELVSRLGKQKMFSYCAYDLSFLHFGTSSEVLDHLSGAASGLVGRRHQCSIPASTLSDIAASAVLLSSKIAPAVSIGEDSLIYDSTIPSGMQVGSLSIVVGINVPEVNSSAAENSFRFILPDRHCLWEVPLVGHTGRVMVYCGLHDNPKVSLSKDGTFCGKPWRKVVQDLGIQENDLWSSMGTHEKCLWNSKIFPILSYFEMLTLASWLMGLSDENSEHLLSLWRSSPRVSLEELHRSIDFSKMCHGSIDHQADLAAGIAKACINYGVLGRNLYQLCEEVLQKEDLGVKVCEEFLSLCPGLLEQNSKIIPKSRAFQVQVDLLRACSNETTARKLEHKVWNAVADETASAVKYGFKEHLYEAPSDISILSHKNNDFDGCVDHSFHPRKVKVELPVRVDFVGGWSDTPPWSLERSGCVLNMAISLEGSLPIGTIIETTKKTGVCISDDGGNELHIKDLTSIATPFDDNDPFRLVKSALLVTGIIHENALASRGLQIRTWACVPRGSGLGTSSILAAAVVKGLLQITDGDESNENVARLVLVLEQLMGTGGGWQDQIGGLYPGIKCTSSFPGIPLRLQVVPLLASPPLISELQQRLLVVFTGQVRLAHQVLQKVVTRYLRRDNLLISSIKRLAELAKIGREALMNCDIDDLGEIMLEAWRLHQELDPYCSNEFVDQLFRFAHQYCSGYKLVGAGGGGFALLLAKDAKQAKELRHLLEQDSNFDVKVYNWNVFLDN, from the exons GCCGAGCTCTACGAGTGGCAGCTCACTCGCGCCAAGCGGGCGGGCCGCATAGCCGCCTCCACGATCACACTCGCTGTGCCTGACCCCCATGGCCAGCGCATCGGCTCCGGCGCCGCCACTCTCCACGCCATTCACGCCCTCGCCAAGCATTACCGTGCGTTGGGCCTACACTCAGAG GTGGCAGCTACAAGCAATGGTGGTTTTGGGTTCTCGGAGTCAAATCGAAATGCAACTGGCAATGAAATGGATGATGATCTCTCGGAAATGGTTAGCTTCATTGCCAAGAGGCATATATTATTGCTTCATGCTGGTGGTGATTCGAAAAGGGTCCCCTGGGCAAATCCCATGGGGAAAGTTTTCCTGCCACTTCCATATATGGCAGCTGACGACCCTGATGGGCCAGTCCCGCTGCTTTTTGATCATATACTTGCAATTGCTTCTTGTGCAAGACAAGCTTTTAAAAATGAAG GTGGAATATTTACTATGACTGGAGACGTACTTCCATGTTTTGATGCCTCCAACATGGTGCTTCCAGAGGACACATCCTGTATCATAACTGTTCCCATCACCCTTGATATCGCGTCTAACCATGGTGTTGTTGTGGCATCTAAGAGAAGAAATGTAGAAAAAAGTTATCCTATCAGCTTTGTTGATAATCTCTTACAGAAACCTAGTGTAGACGAACTTGTTAAGAACAATGCAATTCTTGATGATGGTAGAACACTTCTTGACACTGGAATAATAGCGGTTAGAGGTAAAGGGTGGGAGGAGCTTGTTACACTTGCATGTTCCTGCCAACCAATGATTTCGGAGCTTCTGAAGACCAGAAAGGAG ATGAGCTTATATGAAGATCTTGTAGCAGCTTGGGTACCTGCAAAGCATGACTGGTTGCGACTGCGCCCTTCAGGCAAAGAACTGGTCAGCAGATTAGGAAAACAGAAGATGTTTAGCTACTGCGCTT ATGATTTGTCGTTCTTACATTTTGGAACTTCAAGTGAGGTTTTGGATCATCTGAGTGGAGCTGCCTCGGGACTGGTCGGTCGAAGACACCAGTGTTCTATCCCAGCAAGCACTCTATCTGACATTGCAGCATCCGCTGTTCTTCTTTCTAGTAAAATTGCACCTGCTGTCTCGATTGGGGAAGATTCTCTTATATATGATTCAACCATTCCGAGTGGAATGCAAGTTGGTTCTCTGTCCATAGTTGTTGGTATCAATGTTCCAGAAGTAAATAGTAGTGCTGCAGAAAATTCATTTAGATTCATACTTCCGGATCGCCATTGTCTTTGGGAGGTTCCTCTAGTCGGACACACTGGAAGAGTCATGGTATATTGTGGCCTTCATGATAACCCCAAGGTTTCACTCTCTAAGGATGGCACTTTTTGTGGGAAACCCTGGAGGAAGGTTGTGCAAGATTTAGGAATCCAAGAAAATGATCTATGGAGCTCAATGGGTACTCATGAAAAGTGTTTGTGGAATTCAAAAATATTCCCCATTCTTTCTTACTTTGAGATGCTAACTTTGGCATCGTGGTTGATGGGCTTGAGTGATGAAAATTCTGAGCATTTGCTTTCTCTGTGGAGAAGTTCACCTCGTGTTAGTTTAGAGGAGTTGCATAGATCAATTGATTTTTCAAAGATGTGTCATGGTTCAATTGATCATCAAGCAGACCTTGCAGCTGGAATCGCTAAAGCATGCATTAATTATGGGGTGCTGGGCCGCAATTTATATCAGTTGTGTGAAGAAGTTCTGCAAAAGGAAGATTTAGGAGTCAAAGTATGTGAGGAATTTCTAAGTCTTTGTCCCGGACTCTTGGAGCAGAACTCTAAGATCATTCCCAAAAGCCGAGCATTCCAGGTTCAAGTTGATCTTCTTCGAGCATGCAGCAATGAAACAACGGCACGTAAGTTGGAGCACAAAGTTTGGAATGCAGTTGCTGATGAAACAGCTTCAGCTGTAAAATATGGTTTTAAAG AACATCTCTATGAGGCTCCCAGCGATATCTCTATTCTGTCCCATAAGAACAATGATTTCGACGGCTGTGTGGATCATTCATTCCACCCCAGAAAGGTGAAGGTTGAATTACCAGTTCGTGTGGATTTTGTTGGGGGTTGGAGTGACACTCCTCCATGGAGCTTGGAGCGCTCTGGTTGTGTTCTGAATATGGCAATAAGTTTGGAAGGTTCTCTTCCAATTGGCACCATCATCGAGACAACGAAAAAAACTGGTGTCTGTATTAGTGATGATGGTGGAAATGAGTTACACATTAAGGACCTAACCTCAATTGCCACACCATTTGATGACAACGATCCATTTCGGCTTGTCAAATCCGCACTGCTTGTGACTGGCATTATTCACGAAAATGCTCTTGCATCCAGGGGTCTGCAGATCAGGACATGGGCTTGCGTACCTCGTGGAAGTGGCTTGGGGACTTCTAGCATCTTAGCAGCTGCAGTTGTGAAAGGACTTCTTCAGATTACCGATGGAGATGAAAGTAATGAAAATGTTGCGAGACTTGTTCTTGTATTAGAACAGCTCATGGGGACAGGTGGTGGTTGGCAGGATCAGATTGGGGGTCTCTACCCGGGAATTAAATGTACTTCAAGTTTTCCTGGTATCCCATTGCGACTACAAGTCGTCCCACTCTTGGCTTCCCCACCGTTAATTTCAGAGTTGCAGCAACGCTTGCTTGTGGTTTTTACCGGTCAA GTTCGACTTGCACACCAAGTCTTGCAAAAGGTGGTAACCCGCTACCTCCGAAGGGACAACCTTCTTATATCGAGCATCAAGCGCCTCGCTGAACTGGCCAAGATTGGGAGAGAAGCGTTGATGAACTGTGACATAGACGACCTTGGGGAGATAATGCTAGAGGCTTGGAGGCTGCATCAAGAACTCGACCCTTACTGCAGTAACGAGTTTGTGGATCAACTCTTCAGATTCGCACACCAGTACTGCTCCGGCTACAAGCTCGTGGGTGCCGGAGGCGGAGGCTTTGCCTTGTTGCTTGCCAAGGATGCCAAGCAGGCAAAGGAACTAAGGCACTTGCTGGAACAAGATTCAAATTTTGACGTCAAAGTATACAACTGGAACGTCTtcttagataattaa